A genomic region of Rickettsiales bacterium contains the following coding sequences:
- the aat gene encoding leucyl/phenylalanyl-tRNA--protein transferase → MQDSLTPEQLLLAYANGYFPMADSRDAQELYWYAPEERGILPLEHFHIPRSLKKFMRHCDYEVTFDRVFPEVIRACAEITSPKRKQTWINDQIIALYCELAQHGYAHSAECWHEGKLVGGLYGVSLGGAFFGESMFSRSDNASKVALVHLVERLRERNFILLDTQYINDHLLQFGAVTVTKAHYMKRLAEALKIATHFA, encoded by the coding sequence ATGCAAGACAGTCTCACACCTGAACAACTGCTTCTGGCTTATGCAAACGGCTATTTCCCGATGGCCGACAGCAGGGACGCGCAGGAACTTTACTGGTATGCCCCCGAGGAACGGGGCATTTTGCCCCTCGAACATTTTCATATACCACGCAGCCTGAAGAAATTCATGCGCCACTGCGATTATGAAGTAACATTCGATCGCGTTTTTCCTGAAGTAATCCGCGCCTGTGCCGAAATCACCTCCCCCAAACGTAAGCAGACATGGATCAACGATCAGATCATCGCGCTTTACTGCGAACTTGCACAGCACGGATACGCGCATAGCGCGGAATGCTGGCATGAAGGAAAACTCGTCGGAGGGCTTTATGGCGTATCGCTCGGCGGAGCATTCTTCGGCGAAAGCATGTTCAGCCGAAGCGACAATGCAAGTAAAGTAGCGCTCGTGCATCTGGTGGAAAGGCTGCGCGAGCGAAACTTCATTCTGCTCGACACGCAGTATATCAACGATCATTTGCTGCAATTCGGGGCGGTCACTGTGACAAAAGCACACTATATGAAGCGTCTGGCAGAGGCGTTGAAAATTGCAACGCACTTTGCATAA
- a CDS encoding tetratricopeptide repeat protein yields the protein MMESFRAAGNMPKDYLTDTNTVAYSLKLAYYSQYAAKFPHKETAALRSVKTAAAKHLAAKPATPQKLVGWLDDETSAPAPATQTVAQAQPAPAKPQSAPAPAIQVESTLPWKTAQAETATTSPVQKGEAKIVLLKNESIQKMLKDNETLAVPPLHVPASAAVPMPDLSPATATGALSDQDKQIIAGLPAQRRKRTVKQAPVHIAHMQKNPLDNDVDVEKHTGVGIQISVRRPKVNVEGMLEQAYQNLLAGNQEGAIELYKEVLQIQPNNKLALFGLATTYHRAGQPQLARPLYGQLLVIDPNNVEGLNNYLVLLADEAPEEALVELGRLEKTHPDFSPIPAQMAIIYEKQGNYPAAVQQMTTAINLAPENLRYRYNMAIILDHKGDWENAAELYKELLTASERGEKIAADPDEIQQRLTFILSNKPKG from the coding sequence ATGATGGAAAGCTTCCGCGCCGCCGGAAACATGCCCAAGGATTACCTGACGGACACAAACACGGTAGCTTATTCACTCAAGCTTGCCTATTACAGCCAGTACGCCGCAAAATTTCCCCATAAGGAAACAGCCGCGTTACGCTCCGTAAAAACGGCAGCCGCAAAACATCTGGCGGCAAAACCCGCAACGCCGCAAAAGCTTGTCGGTTGGCTGGATGACGAAACATCTGCCCCCGCACCCGCTACTCAGACAGTGGCACAGGCACAACCCGCTCCGGCAAAACCGCAATCCGCGCCTGCTCCTGCAATACAGGTAGAGTCTACGCTACCGTGGAAAACGGCACAGGCTGAAACCGCTACGACGAGCCCTGTTCAGAAGGGCGAAGCTAAAATTGTCCTGCTGAAAAACGAAAGCATCCAGAAGATGCTTAAAGACAATGAAACCCTCGCCGTTCCTCCGCTGCATGTGCCGGCATCCGCCGCAGTGCCAATGCCGGACCTTTCTCCAGCCACCGCCACCGGCGCATTGTCGGATCAGGATAAACAGATTATCGCGGGCCTCCCCGCCCAAAGACGCAAGCGTACCGTGAAACAGGCGCCGGTGCACATTGCGCATATGCAGAAGAATCCGCTCGATAATGACGTCGATGTCGAAAAACATACCGGTGTCGGCATCCAGATCAGCGTGCGCAGACCGAAAGTGAATGTGGAAGGAATGCTGGAACAGGCTTACCAGAATCTGCTGGCCGGGAACCAGGAAGGTGCCATTGAACTCTATAAAGAAGTGCTGCAGATACAGCCTAACAATAAACTCGCTTTGTTCGGTCTTGCCACGACCTATCACCGTGCAGGCCAGCCTCAGCTCGCCCGCCCGCTTTACGGGCAATTGCTCGTGATTGACCCGAATAATGTGGAAGGACTGAATAATTACCTCGTGCTCCTGGCGGACGAAGCGCCGGAAGAAGCACTGGTCGAATTGGGCAGGCTGGAAAAGACCCACCCGGATTTCAGCCCCATTCCGGCCCAGATGGCAATTATCTATGAAAAACAAGGCAATTACCCCGCCGCCGTTCAACAGATGACGACCGCTATCAACCTTGCTCCTGAAAACCTCAGATACCGCTACAATATGGCTATCATATTGGATCATAAGGGAGATTGGGAAAATGCCGCTGAATTATATAAAGAATTGCTGACGGCAAGCGAACGCGGTGAAAAAATTGCAGCGGACCCCGACGAAATTCAGCAAAGATTAACCTTTATATTGTCTAATAAGCCTAAGGGATAA
- a CDS encoding type IV pilus twitching motility protein PilT encodes MEITDLLFASQKNNASDLHLSVGNPPILRVNGDMLPLKMPPMTQEEVRHIIYSIMTEQQRSDYERDLEVDFALSYSENMRFRINAFNTLAGPAAVLRTIPTRIYSIEELNAPEILKKMCELHKGLVLVTGPTGSGKSTTLAAMINHINQSEAKHILTIEDPVEFIHTSKKSLINQREIGASTKSFAKALRSALREDPDVILVGELRDLETIQLAMTAAETGHLVFGTLHTNSAPKTVDRIIDVFPAGEKEMVRAMLSVSLEAVITQALVKRADGTGRVAVHEILLGTPAIRNLIRENKVPQITSMMQVGSKAGMRTMKDAAYQLLNDGVISPETAKGLLATAGNAEGDALPGAAASGGNDPFGGRPAASPRNSKFNESF; translated from the coding sequence ATGGAAATAACCGACCTCCTTTTCGCATCCCAGAAGAACAACGCCTCAGACTTGCATCTTTCCGTCGGCAATCCGCCTATTCTGCGCGTGAACGGCGATATGCTGCCGCTGAAAATGCCCCCGATGACGCAGGAAGAAGTGCGTCACATCATTTATTCCATCATGACCGAGCAACAGCGCTCGGATTACGAACGCGACCTTGAAGTGGACTTCGCGCTTTCCTATAGCGAAAACATGCGTTTCCGTATCAACGCTTTTAACACACTTGCGGGCCCTGCCGCCGTGCTGCGTACGATCCCTACGCGCATCTATTCGATTGAGGAACTGAATGCGCCGGAAATCCTGAAGAAAATGTGTGAGCTGCATAAAGGGCTTGTGCTCGTGACCGGACCGACCGGCTCCGGCAAATCCACGACCCTTGCCGCCATGATCAACCATATCAACCAGAGCGAAGCCAAACACATCCTGACGATTGAAGACCCGGTGGAATTCATTCACACTTCCAAGAAGTCGCTTATCAACCAGCGCGAAATCGGCGCCAGCACGAAATCCTTCGCGAAAGCATTGCGTAGCGCTTTGCGTGAAGACCCGGACGTGATTCTGGTGGGCGAGTTGCGCGACCTTGAAACCATCCAGTTGGCCATGACAGCGGCAGAAACCGGGCACTTGGTATTCGGCACGCTACACACCAACTCCGCTCCGAAAACCGTCGACCGTATTATTGACGTCTTTCCGGCAGGCGAAAAAGAAATGGTGCGCGCGATGCTTTCCGTGTCGCTCGAAGCTGTGATTACCCAGGCGCTCGTCAAACGCGCGGACGGCACAGGCCGCGTCGCCGTGCATGAAATCCTGCTGGGCACTCCTGCAATCCGCAACCTTATCCGCGAAAACAAAGTGCCGCAGATCACTTCGATGATGCAGGTCGGCAGCAAGGCCGGCATGCGCACGATGAAAGACGCAGCCTACCAGTTACTCAATGACGGCGTTATCTCGCCCGAAACTGCCAAGGGCCTGCTCGCCACGGCGGGCAATGCCGAGGGAGATGCTCTCCCCGGCGCTGCAGCTTCAGGCGGTAACGATCCATTCGGCGGACGCCCGGCCGCCTCTCCCCGGAATTCCAAATTCAATGAAAGTTTCTGA
- a CDS encoding PilT/PilU family type 4a pilus ATPase, protein MSTYTLDALLHRFIELDSADMYLTVGSPPSVRIADKIVPLAEGPLTDADVDSVLREILDEDKLDEFYSTMEFNIPIQRQDVGRFRVNVFRQQQHTAIVLRRIHSDIPTIESLKLPKAYGDLIMENRGLILIVGATGSGKSSSLAAMIGHRNKYGYGHILTVEDPIEFIHQPQGCIINQRDIGVDTYSFGMALKNALRQRPDVVLIGEIRDRETMEHALNFSETGHLCVATLHAGNTCQTIERVLNFFPEEKHKQISYNLAFNLLGIFSQRLALTLQGTRTVATEVMLNRGFIRSLIQENKLKEIPDLLTRNSNEGMHTFEQSLFKLYSENIISEEVALSESDNPANMQLLIRKHQSSKGMGGGPRLTSSPDSSFLRKPPL, encoded by the coding sequence ATGAGCACTTATACACTTGACGCGCTTCTTCATCGTTTCATTGAGCTCGACAGTGCGGATATGTATCTGACCGTAGGCAGTCCGCCGAGCGTACGCATTGCGGATAAAATCGTCCCGCTGGCGGAAGGACCGCTCACGGATGCGGACGTGGACTCCGTCCTGCGCGAGATTCTCGACGAAGACAAGCTGGACGAATTTTATTCCACCATGGAATTCAATATTCCCATCCAGCGTCAGGATGTGGGCCGTTTCCGCGTCAACGTCTTCCGCCAGCAGCAGCACACGGCCATCGTGCTGCGCCGCATCCATTCCGACATCCCTACCATCGAGTCGCTGAAATTGCCGAAAGCCTATGGCGACCTCATCATGGAAAACCGCGGCCTGATCCTGATCGTCGGCGCGACCGGCTCCGGCAAATCCAGCTCGCTCGCCGCCATGATCGGCCACCGCAACAAATACGGCTACGGCCATATACTGACAGTGGAAGACCCTATCGAGTTCATCCATCAGCCGCAGGGCTGCATCATCAACCAGCGCGATATCGGCGTGGATACCTACTCCTTCGGCATGGCGCTGAAGAACGCGCTGCGCCAGCGACCGGACGTGGTGCTGATCGGCGAAATACGCGACCGCGAAACGATGGAACATGCGCTGAACTTCTCCGAAACCGGGCATTTATGCGTCGCCACGCTGCATGCAGGCAATACCTGCCAGACGATCGAACGCGTGCTGAACTTCTTCCCAGAAGAAAAGCATAAGCAGATCAGCTATAATCTCGCCTTCAATCTGCTCGGCATTTTCTCGCAGCGCCTCGCCCTCACGCTGCAGGGCACGCGCACCGTCGCTACCGAGGTTATGCTAAACCGCGGCTTCATCCGCAGCCTCATCCAGGAAAACAAGCTCAAGGAAATACCCGACCTGCTGACCCGCAACAGCAACGAGGGCATGCATACGTTCGAGCAGTCCCTGTTCAAGCTCTATAGCGAAAATATCATCTCGGAAGAAGTCGCCCTGTCGGAATCGGATAATCCGGCCAATATGCAGCTGCTTATCCGCAAGCACCAGAGCAGCAAAGGCATGGGCGGCGGCCCGCGCCTGACCAGCAGCCCGGATTCTTCCTTCCTGCGCAAGCCCCCGCTATAA
- a CDS encoding isochorismatase family cysteine hydrolase, which produces MSDILIIVDAQKGFITQCSSHVLEKLNTLQHQFKHVIFTKFYNPDPLPFRNILDYQKLTPGHSDTDLALTAREDAVIIERPLYTCATQELCEYLTRLQAREVYVCGVATEACVLKTVIDLFELNIRPYVIEDICASDQGEHYHNIAIELMKKLVGKEQVIKAEQLNNLLHIQASKTL; this is translated from the coding sequence ATGTCCGATATTCTTATTATTGTGGATGCTCAGAAAGGTTTTATCACGCAATGTTCATCCCATGTGCTGGAGAAACTGAATACCCTTCAGCATCAGTTTAAGCATGTCATCTTTACAAAATTTTATAACCCCGATCCATTGCCGTTTCGCAATATTCTGGATTATCAGAAACTGACGCCAGGCCATTCGGATACGGATCTGGCATTAACCGCACGCGAAGATGCTGTCATTATTGAACGTCCTCTTTACACATGCGCTACGCAGGAACTGTGCGAGTATTTAACCCGTTTGCAGGCCAGAGAAGTCTATGTATGCGGCGTCGCTACCGAAGCCTGTGTATTGAAAACCGTCATAGATCTGTTCGAGCTTAATATTCGCCCTTATGTCATTGAGGATATCTGCGCAAGTGATCAGGGCGAACATTACCACAATATAGCGATAGAGCTCATGAAGAAGCTAGTCGGCAAAGAACAAGTCATTAAAGCGGAGCAGCTCAATAACCTACTGCATATTCAAGCATCAAAAACGCTATAG